A genomic window from Streptomyces sp. NBC_00234 includes:
- the purD gene encoding phosphoribosylamine--glycine ligase yields the protein MKVLVIGGGAREHALCRSLSLDSDVTALYCAPGNAGIAEVAELHPVDALDGDAVARLATELGAELVVVGPEAPLVAGVADSVRAAGIPCFGPSREAAELEGSKAFAKDVMAGANVPTARSYVCTTPAEIDAALDAFGAPYVVKDDGLAAGKGVVVTDDVEEARTHALACERVVIEEFLDGPEVSLFAITDGTTVVPLQPAQDFKRALDNDEGPNTGGMGAYSPLPWADPKLVDEVMQSVLQPTVDELRRRGTPFSGLLYAGLAITSRGVRVIEFNARFGDPETQVVLARLKTPLAGVLLASANGTLDLVPPLKWRDDAAVTVVIASHNYPGTPRTGDPIDGLADVAAQDAPHAFVLHAGTRQDGDTVVSAGGRVLSVTATGKDLSQARDRAYTALGRIRLDGSQHRTDIALKAAGA from the coding sequence GTGAAGGTCCTCGTCATCGGCGGCGGCGCCCGCGAACACGCCCTGTGCCGCTCTCTCTCCCTCGACTCCGACGTCACCGCTCTGTACTGCGCTCCCGGCAACGCCGGCATCGCAGAGGTGGCCGAACTGCACCCGGTCGACGCGCTCGACGGCGATGCCGTCGCGCGCCTCGCCACCGAACTGGGCGCCGAGTTGGTGGTCGTCGGCCCGGAGGCACCGCTTGTCGCCGGAGTCGCCGACTCCGTGCGCGCCGCCGGCATCCCCTGCTTCGGCCCCTCGCGCGAGGCGGCCGAACTGGAGGGGTCCAAGGCGTTCGCCAAGGACGTCATGGCCGGCGCCAACGTCCCGACCGCCCGCAGCTACGTCTGCACCACCCCCGCCGAGATCGACGCGGCCCTCGACGCCTTCGGCGCCCCGTACGTCGTCAAGGACGACGGTCTGGCGGCCGGCAAGGGTGTCGTCGTCACCGACGACGTCGAAGAGGCACGCACCCACGCACTCGCCTGCGAGCGCGTGGTCATCGAGGAGTTCCTCGACGGCCCCGAGGTCAGCCTCTTCGCGATCACCGACGGCACCACCGTGGTGCCGCTCCAGCCCGCCCAGGACTTCAAGCGCGCCCTCGACAACGACGAGGGCCCGAACACCGGCGGCATGGGCGCGTACTCGCCCCTTCCCTGGGCCGACCCGAAGCTGGTCGACGAGGTCATGCAGAGCGTCCTCCAGCCGACCGTGGACGAGCTCCGCCGCCGCGGCACCCCGTTCTCCGGGCTGCTGTACGCGGGCCTCGCGATCACCTCGCGCGGCGTCCGGGTCATCGAGTTCAACGCCCGCTTCGGCGACCCCGAGACCCAGGTCGTCCTGGCCCGGCTGAAGACCCCGCTGGCCGGTGTCCTCCTCGCGTCCGCGAACGGCACCCTGGACCTCGTACCGCCGCTGAAATGGCGCGACGACGCCGCCGTCACCGTGGTCATCGCCTCGCACAACTACCCCGGGACGCCCCGCACCGGCGACCCGATCGACGGTCTCGCGGACGTCGCGGCGCAGGATGCCCCGCACGCGTTCGTCCTGCACGCCGGGACCAGGCAGGACGGCGACACGGTCGTCAGCGCCGGGGGCCGCGTGCTCTCGGTGACCGCGACCGGCAAGGACCTGTCCCAGGCCCGGGACCGTGCCTACACGGCCCTCGGCCGTATCCGCCTGGACGGCTCGCAGCACCGTACGGACATCGCCCTGAAGGCCGCCGGGGCCTGA